In Sphaeramia orbicularis chromosome 12, fSphaOr1.1, whole genome shotgun sequence, the following proteins share a genomic window:
- the dhx57 gene encoding putative ATP-dependent RNA helicase DHX57 translates to MNARKRGGKPNRGGGRFNKPRGGGGSGRGGGAGGGGSRKGAAGCWDDGDDFSLDLGPSHSSRTGKGRGGSRGGSRGGRDGARGRGGRDMNRDRGSDSNRSSKALPRSLVRSRPSLKSGDSIRPEVSSMPLQRIFMTNENQEQLKELLRELQTQDFDPYDESGSDYSGEEENEEEYDELDHREEGQFWATNDDPVEGAESPIYEPESDDERRTSEPVISLFAIGKLCRYGFDRERSKRALESGEGEFGATLEQLLHQVFTERYGQKSVSPDGLDVVPMDECLSQRQEEALALAAIYGERFSERIANAVWTVSLDLSFLSNSVFKNSRKQNNEKSISIRDVCRFYLKGQGCRFGDKCRFKHQLPTKGTSADGSPELNGPSQPGFSSYSPPEYELEIRFPKGNRYPFQAPIVAFSTNDESVLGSGRLSVTERLYGEALAAAKSSEPVVYTLITLCEDEATMKELLTVSHHKYSTPPPVVVVPPPSLTITKSKSVRSNTSEESRSSSTSSSVHANYRRTAPPNNQRPRDFKETEDTEELDERDEEDEDQAIPVESESYVNLRKRMVSKHNLKIENLLQENGKLCREFQKKQSSRRFRSMLEQRRKLPAWQEKDNILDLLEQCQVLVVSGMTGCGKTTQIPQFILDASLRGPADQVANILCTQPRRISAISVAQRVAQERAESLGNTVGYQIRLESVRTSATRLLYCTTGVLLRRLEGEVDLKGITHVIVDEVHERTEESDFLLLVLKDLTVQRPDLKIILMSATLNANLFSEYFYNCPTVHIPGRTFPVDQFFLEDAISKTGYVIEDGSPYMRSGKQNMSSASGRGGKVEQRDIVDDLGDDVWNFMSFCKKDFVKDSIPDQQLSLQELTVRYKDTKKSVLKTIAAMDLDKINMDLIENLLEWIVDGKHNYPPGAVLVFLPGLAEIKMLYEQLQSNRMFNNRGAKRCVVYPLHSTLSNEEQQAVFSRPPEGVTKIIISTNIAETSVTIDDIVYVIDSGKMKEKRYDASKSMESLEDSWVSRANALQRKGRAGRVASGICFHLFTSHCFQHQLAEQQLPEIQRVPLEQLCLRIKILDVFAEQTLDSVFSRLIEPPATGSLDAAKQRLQDLGALTADESLTPLGYHLACLPVDVRIGKLMLFGAIFRCLDPALTIAASLAFKSPFVSPWDKREEANEKKLAFALANSDHLSLLQAYKGWCCAAKSGNQAGFVYCRENFLSWRGLQEIASLKRQFAELLSDIGFIKEGLRARVIERMSSKGTDGVLEATGPEANLNSDNIRLMSAMLCAALYPNVVQVRAPQGNYKMTSKGAMKMQPKANELRFMTKNDGYVHVHPSSVNYTVRHYTSPYLVYHEKVKTSRVFIRDCSMVSVYPLVLFGGGQVNVELHKGEFVISLDDGWIRFAAASHQVAELVKELRWELDQLLEDKIKNPVMDLCSCPRGSRIIRMIVHLISTQ, encoded by the exons ATGAATGCCAGGAAAAGAGGCGGAAAGCCAAACAGAGGAGGGGGGAGATTTAACAAGccaagaggaggaggtggaagcgGAAGAGGTGGAGGTGCAGGTGGAGGTGGAAGCAGGAAAGGAGCAGCCGGCTGCTGGGATGATGGAGATGATTTCAGCCTTGATTTAGGACCCTCACATTCCAGCAG AACTGGCAAGGGACGTGGTGGCAGCCGTGGTGGCAGCCGTGGTGGAAGGGATGGGGCACGAGGACGAGGAGGCAGAGATATGAACAGGGACAGAGGCTCAGATAGTAATAGAAGCAGCAAGGCTCTCCCAAGGTCCCTGGTAAGGAGCAGACCAAGCCTCAAATCAGGTGATAGTATCAGACCAGAGGTGAGCTCCATGCCGTTGCAGAGGATATTCATGACTAACGAGAACCAGGAACAACTCAAGGAACTATTGCGGGAATTGCAGACTCAAGACTTTGACCCTTATGA TGAATCTGGTTCTGATTACTCGGGGGAAGAAGAGAATGAAGAGGAGTATGACGAGCTGGACCACCGTGAGGAAGGGCAGTTCTGGGCCACTAATGATGATCCTGTAGAGGGAGCAGAGAGCCCTATATATGAGCCAGAGTCTGACGATGAAAGACGCACTTCTGAACCTGTTATCTCTTTATTTGCTATAGGAAAACTCTGCAG GTATGGATTTGACAGAGAGCGCAGCAAACGGGCACTTGAGTCTGGCGAAGGGGAATTTGGGGCCACTTTGGAGCAACTCCTTCACCAAGTTTTCACTGAGCGTTATGGCCAGAAATCAGTTTCACCTGATGGCCTTGATGTAGTGCCTATGGATGAGTGTTTAAGCCAGAGGCAAGAAGAAGCTCTGGCGTTAGCTGCAATTTATGGTGAGCGCTTTAGTGAGCGTATTGCCAATGCAGTCTGGACAGTAAGTCTGGACCTCTCGTTCCTATCGAACAGTGTTTTCAAGAATAGCaggaaacaaaataatgaaaaatctatTAGCATCCGTGATGTCTGCAGATTCTACCTGAAAGGACAAGGCTGCCGTTTTGGGGACAAATGCAGGTTCAAACATCAACTCCCTACCAAAGGGACATCTGCGGACGGTTCCCCTGAACTGAATGGTCCAAGTCAACCTGGGTTCAGCAGCTATTCCCCTCCTGAGTATGAGCTCGAAATCCGTTTCCCCAAAGGAAACCGTTACCCCTTTCAGGCCCCAATAGTTGCCTTCAGTACTAATGACGAGTCTGTGTTGGGTTCAGGGAGGCTCAGTGTGACTGAGAGATTATATGGAGAGGCATTGGCTGCAGCAAAGAGCAGTGAACCTGTTGTTTATACTCTCATCACCTTGTGTGAGGATGAAGCCACCATGAAGGAACTGCTGACTGTAAGTCATCACAAATATAGCACACCACCCCCTGTTGTGGTAGTCCCACCACCCTCTCTCACCATCACAAAGAGTAAGAGTGTGAGGAGCAATACATCTGAAGAAAGCAGGAGTAGTAGTACAAGCAGCAGTGTTCATGCAAACTACAGAAGGACTGCTCCACCCAACAACCAGAGGCCCAGGGATT TTAAAGAGACTGAAGACACTGAGGAGCTGGATGAGAGggacgaagaagatgaagaccAGGCTATTCCAGTGGAAAGTGAGAGTTATGTTAATCTGAGGAAGAGGATGGTCAGTAAGCACAACCTGAAAATAGAAAACCTGCTGCAAGAAAATGGCAAACTGTGCAGAGAATTTCAGAAGAAACAG TCATCGAGGCGTTTCAGGTCTATGCTGGAACAGAGGAGGAAGCTGCCAGCTTGGCAAGAAAAAGACAACATCCTAGACTTGTTAGAGCAATGCCAGGTGCTGGTGGTCAGCGGGATGACTGG GTGTGGTAAGACCACACAGATCCCTCAGTTTATTCTGGATGCCTCCTTAAGAGGTCCTGCAGACCAGGTGGCCAACATCCTCTGTACTCAGCCACGTCGCATCTCAGCTATCTCTGTGGCTCAGAGGGTGGCACAGGAGCGTGCAGAGAGTCTGGGTAATACAGTGGGATACCAGATCCGTCTGGAAAGTGTCAGG ACATCTGCCACCAGACTGCTGTACTGCACCACAGGAGTGTTACTGAGGAGGCTGGAGGGTGAGGTGGACCTCAAGGGCATCACACATGTTATTGTGGATGAAGTGCATGAGCGAACAGAGGAAAG TGACTTCTTGCTATTGGTGCTCAAAGATCTGACTGTCCAGAGGCCAGACCTGAAGATCATTCTAATGAGTGCCACACTCAATGCCAACCTTTTCTCAGAGTATTTCTACAACTGTCCCACTGTCCACATACCAG GACGTACTTTTCCTGTTGACCAGTTTTTTCTTGAAGATGCCATTTCTAAAACAGG CTATGTCATTGAGGACGGCAGCCCTTATATGCGCTCGGGAAAACAAAATATGTCTTCTGCAAGTGGACGTGGAGGCAAAGTAGAGCAAAGGGACATTGTGGACGATTTGGGTGATGATGTTTGGAACTTCATGTCTTTCTGCAAGAAAGACTTTGTGAAAGACTCCATTCCAGACCAGCAGCTCAGCTTACAGGAGCTCACAGTCCGATACAAAG ATACTAAGAAGTCTGTACTGAAAACTATTGCTGCAATGGACCTGGATAAGATCAACATGGACCTGATAGAGAACCTGCTCGAATGGATTGTTGATGGAAAGCACAACTACCCACCTG GAGCAGTGCTGGTGTTTTTGCCAGGACTTGCTGAAATCAAGATGCTGTATGAGCAGCTCCAGTCTAACAGAATGTTCAACAACAGAGGTGCAAAAAG GTGTGTGGTTTACCCCCTCCACTCAACACTGTCCAATGAGGAGCAGCAGGCAGTTTTCAGCCGGCCCCCGGAGGGCGTCACGAAGATCATTATTTCCACTAACATTGCAGAGACTTCAGTAACCATTGATGATATTGTATATGTCATCGACTCAGGCAAGATGAAAGAGAAAAG gTATGATGCATCTAAAAGCATGGAGAGCCTGGAGGACTCGTGGGTTTCTCGGGCCAATGCGCTGCAGAGGAAAGGTCGAGCAGGTCGCGTGGCCTCAGGGATCTGCTTCCACCTCTTCACCAGCCACTGCTTCCAACATCAGCTGGCTGAACAACAGCTGCCTGAGATCCAGAGAGTCCCCCTTGAGCAGCTCTGCCTCCG AATCAAGATCCTGGACGTGTTCGCTGAACAAACTCTGGATTCTGTCTTCTCTCGACTTATTGAGCCCCCAGCGACAGGGAGCTTGGATGCAGCCAAACAGCGTCTGCAGGACCTAGGAGCTCTGACTGCTGATGAGAGTTTGACCCCGCTGGGCTACCACCTGGCCTGCCTGCCTGTTGACGTGCGCATTGGGAAACTCATGCTGTTTGGAGCCATATTCCGCTGCCTCGACCCAGCACTCACTATTGCAGCCAGTCTGGCTTTCAAATCACCATTT GTATCTCCATGGGATAAGCGAGAAGAAGCCAATGAGAAGAAACTGGCCTTTGCTCTGGCCAATAGTGACCATCTATCACTGTTACAGGCATACAAG GGATGGTGCTGCGCTGCAAAGAGTGGCAACCAGGCTGGCTTTGTGTACTGCAGGGAGAACTTTCTGTCATGGCGAGGCTTACAG GAGATCGCCAGTCTGAAGAGGCAGTTTGCTGAGCTTTTGTCTGACATTGGATTCATTAAGGAGGGACTAAGGGCCAGGGTAATCGAGCGCATGTCCTCTAAGGGCACTGATGGGGTTCTGGAGGCTACTGGTCCTGag GCTAACCTGAACTCAGACAACATCCGCCTGATGTCTGCTATGCTATGTGCTGCCCTCTATCCCAACGTGGTCCAG GTGCGTGCTCCTCAGGGGAATTACAAGATGACCAGCAAAGGAGCAATGAAGATGCAACCCAAAGCCAATGAGCTTCGTTTCATGACCAAGAATGACGGCTATGTCCATGTGCACCCCTCCTCTGTCAACTACACA GTTCGCCACTACACCAGCCCATACCTGGTTTACCACGAGAAAGTGAAAACCAGCCGTGTTTTCATCAGAGACTGCAGCATGGTGTCTGTTTACCCTCTGGTGCTGTTCGGAGGTGGTCAGGTCAATGTGGAGCTGCACAAGGGAGAGTTTGTCATCTCTctggatgatggatggattagATTTGCTGCTGCTTCTCATCAG GTGGCTGAGCTGGTGAAGGAGTTGCGCTGGGAGTTGGATCAACTGTTGGAGGATAAAATCAAAAACCCGGTCATGGATCTGTGCAGCTGCCCCCGTGGCTCCCGCATCATACGCATGATCGTCCACCTCATTTCTACGCAATAG